A DNA window from Ranitomeya imitator isolate aRanImi1 chromosome 2, aRanImi1.pri, whole genome shotgun sequence contains the following coding sequences:
- the LOC138663825 gene encoding oocyte zinc finger protein XlCOF8.4-like, whose product MDRTGEVRTLEMSVVRFINVSLHNQDYTVVKKTSSDSEHCQAPVSERWSRTLSTITGPPPHPLIYEDINDQKILELTYKMIELLTGEVPIRCQDVAVYFSMEEWEYLEGYKDLYKDIMMEVPQPLTSPALSSKRTTPERYLHPLLPQNCKQENPQDHQGEDLTHINAIETSLRGDDWCNEDIPAYDYPDDGNRRSEKQLTSSIFKPDDLEIEVNSVTPDTPSYPSNKNLSPAPLKEALSHSLCENYFNQKSLLVKHERIHTGEKPHSCSESGKCFNEKSHFVTHQRTQGVEKPFSCLECGKCFNWKSVLVSHQRTHTGEKPYLCSECGKCFNKKSHLVTHQRTHTGEKPFSCSECEKCFAHKSHLVTHQRTHTGEKPFSCSECGKCFNQKSNFVRHHRSHTGEKPYSCSECGKGFTNKAFLVTHQRIHTGEKL is encoded by the exons atggacagaactggagaggtgaggactctggaaatgtctgtagtgagatttattaatgtgtctctacataaccaggattacacagtagtgaagaagacctctagtgatagtgagcactgtcaggcccctgtgtctgagcgatggagtagaaccctgagtacaatcacagggcctccacctcacccactgatatatgaggacatcaatgaccagaagatcctagaactcacctacaagatgattgagctgctgactggagag gttcctataaggtgtcaggacgttgctgtctatttctccatggaggaatgggagtatttagaaggatataaagatctgtacaaggacatcatgatggaggttccccagcccctcacatcaccag ctctatccagtaagaggacaacaccagagagatatctccatcctcttcttccacagaactgtaaacaagaaaatcctcaggatcatcag ggtgaagatctgacccatattaatgctATAGAGACATCTTTGAGGGGTGATGACTGGTGTAATGAGGATATTCctgcatatgactacccag ATGATGGTAACAGAAGATCAGAGAAAcaactgacatcttcaatttttaaaccaGATGACCTTGAAATTGAAGTGAATTCTGTTACTCCAGATACACCATCCTATCCAAGCAACAAAAATCTTTCACCCGCTCCTTTGAAAGAGGCCCTATCTCATTCACTGTGTGAAAattattttaaccagaaatcacttCTTGTTAAACATGAGCGAATTCATACTGGGGAGAAGCCACATTCATGTTCAGaaagtggaaaatgttttaacgagaaatcacattttgttacacatcagagaactcaaggagtagagaagcctttttcatgtttagaatgtgggaaatgttttaactggaaatcggtgctagttagtcaccagagaactcacacaggggagaagccatatttatgttcagaatgtggaaaatgtttcaacaagaaatcacatcttgttacacatcagagaactcacacaggggagaagcctttttcatgttcagaatgtgaaaaatgttttgcacataaatcacatcttgttacacaccagagaactcacacaggggagaagcctttttcatgttcagaatgtggaaaatgttttaaccagaaatcaaactTTGTTAGACACCACAGaagtcacacaggtgagaagccatattcatgctcagaatgtgggaaaggttttacaAATAAAGCatttcttgttacacatcagagaattcacacaggggagaagctataA